GTTTTAATCTGATGTTTTAAAGCAATAGGTATTTGCTCTTTTTTCTTTTCAAACATTTTTATATCTTCTAGTTGGCCAAAAATACCAAACTCTGAATTTATTTTAATATCTCCTTGAAAACTACTCTTATATTTTATAATCCCCCTTTTTTCTCCAGGGCTACCCTTTTTGCTAGGTACTACACTGGTAATTGTTGATTCCATTATCTTCCCATTGTAAAGATCTACAGGTTTTTGGGTCGTTGAATCAGTTATTATATGACCTAAAGCTCCATAAATTCCTGTTTCTGGTTGAACAAAGGTCATTGTTCCTACACCAGCTGTTGAGTCCTTTATAAACAAACCTATTCTATAAGTATTTGTTTGTTTACATTTTTCAGGTTTTACTGTTAACTCCAGAATTTTATCCTTTCTTTTTACTGTAAAATTTAGTTTTTTACCTTTTCTAGAAAATTCTTCAATTAAAGTTGCTGCCCTTTCCACATCTCCTACATCTTCTCCGTTTATTTTTAATATTGTATCTCCAACTTCAAACCCAGCATTTTTTGCCGGTTGAACACTTCCATTTTTTGTTTCCACTTTGTCTAAACCAACAACCAATACACCTTCTTGACTAATTTTTACACCTATAGATTCACCGCCAGGGTAAACATAAATAGGTGGTACTACCTCTACATTTAATCTTTTTATTGGGATAATACCCAATAAATTAAATTGTATTTCATAACTTCCTAAATTTTCAGGTCTAAATTTTATTCCTTGAGAGACATCAAGGGCTACTCTTTTATCTGCCACTTCTATACCATTGATTAAAATTTGTTCTCCTTTATTAATAGCAGTTATTCCTATAGGTAAACCTAACTCCAGATGATGTTCTTCACCATAAAACATTCGTACGTTATCAGGAAAGCTATAAAAAGTTCTCATCGGTGTACTAAAGGAAATCACCACTATTAAACAAGCTATAATTATCCCTAATAATTTTCTTATATCCTTTTCCAAATACATCACCTCCTATTTCATATTAACCATGTATTTTGTTGGTCTTATTTTTAATTTGTTCTTTTACTGTTTTTTTTATGCCGCTAGTTTACATAATCCAAAACTTAATATTTGGTTATACAATAAAATTTTTGTCAAAAAAAAAAAAAGAAAAAGCAAGATTTGCTCTTGCTTCATACTGAAGACAAACTATAGACAAAGTCATCATCAGCTGTGGTAATTAAACAAAGATACGATTAAGTTGAGGAGATAGATTTAAGAGCTGATTAGATAAAAGGAAGAAGGGGAAAAATCCCTTCTTCCTTTTAGATAGAAGCCTTAAATCTCGACGCAAAACTTTGTTAGAATGTTTAATTACCACAGCCTTTTATCTTTTAAAACCTTGGGCTAAAGCCAACATTTCTTGTGCATGGTTAATTGTTCCTTGAGTTATTTCTGCACCGGAAATCATACGGGCTATTTCTAATATCTTTTCTTGACCATCTAACTTCCTTATTGTAGATATAGTTCTCCCAGCCACTTCTTTTTTCTCAATTTTATAATGATTATCTGCCATTACACAAATTTGTGGAAGATGACTAACACATAATACTTGACGTCCTTTGCTGACATTTAACAACTTTTCTGCAACCCTCTGAGCTGTACGACCACCAATACCTGTATCTACTTCATCAAAAACTAATGTTTCTATTTGATCAATTTGGGCTAAAATATTTTTCATAGCCAACATAATCCTGGACAGCTCGCCACCACTTGATATTTTTGCTAAAGGTTTTAAAGGTTCTCCAGGATTGGGTGATATTAAAAACTCCACTTGATCTAAACCAGTTTCATAAAATTCATCATCATTATTTTTTTTGAAATAAACTTCAAACTTTGTTTTTTCCATAGACATATCTGCTAACTCTAAAGAAATTTTAGTACTTAAATTTAATGCTAATTCTTTTCTCTTTGCCGATAATTCTTGACCAATTTTTAAGAGTTCCTTCTCAACTAGTTTCAATTCCCCTTGTAATCCTTTAAATAATTCTTCACTATTTACCAATTCTTCTAATTCTAATTTTCTTTGTTGATAATAGTTTAAAACATCTTCTATAGTTGGCCCATATTTTCTTTTTAAACGGTTAATTTCGTCTATTCTCATTTCCACTGAAGTTAAAGCTTCAGGATCTAATTCCAAATCTTGTCCATAATTAAATAATTCCCTTGATACATCTTGAATTTGAAAAAGAGCTCCTTCTAATTGGGGAATAAATTTAGATAAATTATCATCATATTTAGTTAAATGCTCTAAATCGGAGATTATAGAGCCAATAACTTCAACAACAGAAGGATTTTCTTCCCCTTGATAAAGATGATTATAACTATTCATAACTCCGTTATATAACTTTTCAGCATTAATTAACACTTTTCTACGATTTAATAGTTCTTCATCTTCACCTACAGTTAAATTACAGTTTTCTATTTCTTCGATCTCAAATTTAAGTAAATCCATCTGTCTTTCTCTGTTTTCATTATTACTATGTAATTTGCTTAACCGATTTAAAATATCTCTCCGTTTTACATATAGTTCATTATATCTAGATAATAATTCTCCAATTCTTTTTCCTCCGTATAAATCTAAAAAACTTAAATGTTTTTGGGGATCAAGTAATGAATGATGTTCATGTTGCCCGTGAATATCCACTAAATCTTTTGTAATCTCCTTTAATAACCCTATAGTTATAATTTTATTGTTTACTTTGGCTATACTTTTTCCCGAAGAATAAATCTCCCTTTCAATAATTAATTGATCATCAACATCAATACCTAAAATTTCTTTAATTTTTTGGCTTTTTGAAGGAGTTAAGGAAAATACCCCTACAATAATACTTTTTTCACTTCCAGCCCTCACTAATTCTGCCGATGCCCTACCACCAGTTAATAAAGTTAAAGCATCAATAATAATCGATTTACCAGCTCCCGTTTCACCTGATAGAACCGTTAACCCACAATCAAAATCAATTTCCAAAGCCTCTATCAAAGCAAAATTTTCGATACTAATCCTATCAATCATAATAACCTCCTGTTAGAGTAATTATTCATCTTCAGTCTTAATATATCAAAAAAATTCTTACCCT
The Anaerobranca gottschalkii DSM 13577 DNA segment above includes these coding regions:
- the spoIVB gene encoding SpoIVB peptidase, whose amino-acid sequence is MEKDIRKLLGIIIACLIVVISFSTPMRTFYSFPDNVRMFYGEEHHLELGLPIGITAINKGEQILINGIEVADKRVALDVSQGIKFRPENLGSYEIQFNLLGIIPIKRLNVEVVPPIYVYPGGESIGVKISQEGVLVVGLDKVETKNGSVQPAKNAGFEVGDTILKINGEDVGDVERAATLIEEFSRKGKKLNFTVKRKDKILELTVKPEKCKQTNTYRIGLFIKDSTAGVGTMTFVQPETGIYGALGHIITDSTTQKPVDLYNGKIMESTITSVVPSKKGSPGEKRGIIKYKSSFQGDIKINSEFGIFGQLEDIKMFEKKKEQIPIALKHQIKTGPAQIMTVIEGDNVEVFDVEIEKILIQNNPAPKGLVLKITDEKLLEKTGGIVQGMSGSPIIQNGKLIGAVTHVFVNDPTRGYGCFIEWMIMESKTID
- the recN gene encoding DNA repair protein RecN; amino-acid sequence: MIDRISIENFALIEALEIDFDCGLTVLSGETGAGKSIIIDALTLLTGGRASAELVRAGSEKSIIVGVFSLTPSKSQKIKEILGIDVDDQLIIEREIYSSGKSIAKVNNKIITIGLLKEITKDLVDIHGQHEHHSLLDPQKHLSFLDLYGGKRIGELLSRYNELYVKRRDILNRLSKLHSNNENRERQMDLLKFEIEEIENCNLTVGEDEELLNRRKVLINAEKLYNGVMNSYNHLYQGEENPSVVEVIGSIISDLEHLTKYDDNLSKFIPQLEGALFQIQDVSRELFNYGQDLELDPEALTSVEMRIDEINRLKRKYGPTIEDVLNYYQQRKLELEELVNSEELFKGLQGELKLVEKELLKIGQELSAKRKELALNLSTKISLELADMSMEKTKFEVYFKKNNDDEFYETGLDQVEFLISPNPGEPLKPLAKISSGGELSRIMLAMKNILAQIDQIETLVFDEVDTGIGGRTAQRVAEKLLNVSKGRQVLCVSHLPQICVMADNHYKIEKKEVAGRTISTIRKLDGQEKILEIARMISGAEITQGTINHAQEMLALAQGFKR